Proteins co-encoded in one Klebsiella michiganensis genomic window:
- a CDS encoding tRNA nucleotidyl transferase has protein sequence MKIYLVGGAVRDGLLKLPVKDKDWVVVGATPQQMLDEGYEQVGKDFPVFLHPQSHEEYALARTERKSGQGYTGFTCYSAPDVTLEQDLLRRDLTINAIAQDENGELIDPYNGLADIERRQLRHVSPAFNEDPLRVLRVARFAARYAHLSFQIAPETLALMRAMTDNGEIAHLTAERVWKETENALTSRNPQVFFAVLRECGALKVLFPEIDALYGVPAPAKWHPEIDTGIHTLMTLSIAAQLSPAVDVRFATLCHDLGKGLTPKEKWPSHHGHGPAGVKLVEQLCARLRVPNEIRDLAKLVAEFHDLIHTFPILQPKTVIKLFDAIDAWRKPQRVEQIALTSEADARGRTGFEASDYPQGRMLRAAWIAAQSVTNKEVIEAGFSGPAIREELTKRRIKAVAAWKEAHCPQPQG, from the coding sequence GTGAAGATTTATCTGGTCGGTGGGGCGGTTCGTGACGGGTTATTAAAACTGCCGGTTAAGGATAAAGACTGGGTTGTGGTTGGGGCAACGCCTCAGCAAATGCTGGACGAAGGCTACGAACAGGTCGGGAAAGACTTCCCGGTGTTTTTGCACCCGCAATCCCACGAAGAGTATGCGCTGGCCCGCACCGAAAGAAAATCGGGCCAGGGTTATACCGGCTTTACCTGCTATTCCGCACCGGACGTCACGCTCGAGCAGGATCTCCTGCGCCGCGACCTGACGATCAACGCTATTGCCCAGGACGAAAATGGCGAACTTATCGACCCGTATAACGGCCTTGCCGATATTGAGCGTCGCCAGCTTCGCCATGTTTCACCGGCTTTCAATGAAGATCCGCTGCGCGTGCTGCGCGTGGCGCGTTTTGCTGCCCGCTATGCCCACCTGAGTTTCCAGATAGCACCAGAAACTCTCGCCCTGATGCGGGCAATGACGGACAACGGCGAAATTGCGCATCTCACCGCCGAGCGCGTGTGGAAAGAGACGGAGAATGCGCTAACCAGCCGCAATCCACAGGTCTTTTTTGCCGTGCTGCGCGAATGCGGAGCCCTGAAAGTCCTGTTCCCGGAAATCGACGCACTCTACGGCGTTCCGGCGCCGGCAAAATGGCACCCGGAGATCGACACCGGTATTCATACCCTGATGACTCTGTCTATTGCCGCGCAGCTTAGCCCGGCGGTGGACGTTCGTTTCGCCACGCTGTGTCACGATCTGGGGAAAGGGCTGACGCCAAAAGAAAAATGGCCAAGCCACCACGGCCACGGCCCGGCGGGCGTTAAGCTTGTGGAGCAACTTTGCGCCCGTCTACGGGTGCCAAACGAGATTCGTGACCTGGCCAAACTGGTCGCCGAGTTCCACGACCTGATTCACACCTTCCCGATTTTGCAGCCAAAGACGGTGATCAAACTGTTCGACGCTATTGATGCCTGGCGCAAGCCGCAGCGCGTGGAGCAAATTGCCTTAACCAGCGAGGCGGATGCTCGCGGACGCACCGGTTTTGAGGCCAGTGATTACCCTCAGGGTAGAATGCTACGCGCGGCCTGGATTGCGGCGCAAAGCGTAACGAATAAAGAAGTGATTGAAGCTGGCTTCAGCGGCCCGGCGATTCGTGAAGAGCTAACGAAGCGGAGAATTAAGGCCGTTGCGGCCTGGAAGGAAGCGCATTGCCCCCAGCCGCAAGGCTGA
- a CDS encoding adenylate cyclase produces MAQEIELKFIVNPAALDALRDRLNALPGEHSDPRQLLNIYYETADNQLRRHDMGLRIRGDAGQYEMTMKIAGRVTGGLHQRPEYNVALSKPELDLALLPAEVWPEGLDVTALQAEVKPLFSTDFAREKWVVTHGESRIELALDLGEVKAGELQTPICELELELLSGETADLLALADSLVTEPGLRQGSLSKAARGYHLAQGNAVREVKPLGVLYPPAKASVEQGLEGALELALAHWLYHEELWLSGVKAAKQQVIDAVGLVRHALALFGGIIPRKASTHLREQLIALEARFASDEKADVIVYSAQASSAKLALTRWLVERQWLPFIDEKGRTKLDSSFKRFADTHLSRHAAELKDAFQRPLGDAYADQLPRLARETDAIRLLAGVYSDAQTQPWLENWQGLRHAIVTRQRIEIEHYRNEAISQAPFWLHSGK; encoded by the coding sequence ATGGCCCAGGAAATCGAACTCAAATTCATCGTTAACCCTGCGGCGCTTGATGCGCTGCGTGACAGATTAAATGCCCTGCCGGGCGAGCACAGCGACCCTCGTCAGTTGCTCAATATTTATTATGAAACGGCAGATAACCAACTGCGCCGCCACGACATGGGGCTGCGTATTCGCGGTGATGCCGGGCAATACGAAATGACGATGAAAATCGCGGGCCGCGTGACCGGCGGGCTGCATCAGCGCCCTGAATACAACGTGGCGCTAAGCAAGCCCGAGCTGGATTTGGCTTTGCTGCCGGCGGAAGTGTGGCCTGAGGGTCTGGACGTTACGGCTTTACAGGCCGAGGTTAAGCCGCTGTTCAGTACTGATTTTGCGCGTGAAAAGTGGGTGGTTACTCACGGTGAAAGCCGCATTGAACTGGCATTGGATCTCGGTGAAGTGAAGGCCGGTGAGCTTCAGACTCCTATCTGCGAGCTTGAACTTGAGCTGCTGAGCGGGGAAACGGCAGATTTACTGGCTCTGGCGGATAGCCTGGTCACCGAGCCAGGCCTGCGTCAGGGTAGCCTGAGCAAGGCGGCGCGGGGGTATCACCTGGCACAGGGCAATGCGGTGCGTGAAGTGAAGCCGCTGGGCGTGCTGTATCCGCCTGCCAAAGCCAGCGTTGAGCAGGGGCTGGAAGGGGCTCTGGAACTGGCGCTCGCCCACTGGCTGTACCATGAAGAATTATGGCTCAGCGGCGTAAAAGCGGCTAAGCAGCAGGTGATTGATGCCGTTGGTCTGGTGCGTCATGCCCTCGCGCTTTTTGGCGGCATCATTCCAAGAAAAGCGAGTACCCACTTACGTGAGCAACTGATTGCGCTCGAAGCGCGCTTTGCCAGCGACGAAAAAGCCGACGTGATTGTATATAGCGCGCAGGCAAGCAGCGCTAAGCTGGCGCTGACCCGCTGGCTGGTAGAACGCCAGTGGCTGCCGTTCATTGATGAGAAAGGGCGCACCAAACTTGATAGCTCCTTCAAGCGTTTCGCTGATACGCATCTTTCCCGCCATGCGGCGGAGCTAAAAGACGCGTTCCAGCGCCCGCTGGGGGATGCATACGCAGACCAGTTGCCGCGCCTGGCGCGCGAAACGGATGCGATCCGTCTGCTGGCCGGGGTGTACAGCGATGCGCAAACCCAGCCGTGGCTGGAAAACTGGCAGGGGTTGCGTCATGCCATCGTCACCCGCCAGCGGATAGAAATAGAGCATTACCGAAACGAAGCGATCTCGCAGGCGCCTTTCTGGCTGCACAGCGGGAAATAA
- a CDS encoding bifunctional glutamine-synthetase adenylyltransferase/deadenyltransferase (catalyzes the ATP-dependent addition of AMP to a subunit of glutamine synthetase; also catalyzes the reverse reaction - deadenylation; adenylation/deadenylation of glutamine synthetase subunits is important for the regulation of this enzyme), with translation MALTPLLQQHLQAFLPRLPQEIDSLTLSEEARAVLAISDFVGDSVVAYPAWLQTLQQDAPTADEWRHYAAWLQRELQDVHDEAALMKALRFFRRRIMVRIAWAQALEQVDTQSTLQQLSVLAETLIVAARDWLYAACCREWGTPCNAAGEPQPLLILGMGKLGGGELNFSSDIDLIFAWPENGSTQGGRRELDNAQFFTRMGQRLIKVLDQPTQDGFVYRVDMRLRPFGDSGPLVLSFAALEDYYQEQGRDWERYAMVKARIMGDNDDAWSQELRNMLRPFVFRRYIDFSVIQSLRNMKGMIAREVRRRGLTDNIKLGAGGIRETEFIVQVFQLIRGGREPSLQSRSLLPTLEAIQQLHLLPEEDAQKLRSAYLYLRRLENLLQSINDEQTQTLPGDDLNRARLAWAMQAADWAALQQTLQRHMNDVRQVFNDLIGDDEPEAGEDKVSEGWRELWIDALDADENTAVLSHLTAEARTELLKQVSHFRQEIDRRTIGPRGRQVLDQLLPHLLSEVCSRADAPLTFSRLTPLLFGILTRTTYLELLSEFPGALKHLITLCAASPMIAAQLASYPLLLDELLDPNTLYQPTAMDAYRDELRQYLLRVPDEDEEQQLEALRQFKQAQMLRVAAADIAGTLPVMKVSDHLTWLAEAILDAVVQRAWAQMVARYGQPRHLQDREGRGFAVLGYGKLGGWELGYSSDLDLVFLHDCPMEVMTDGEREIDGRQFYLRLAQRIMHLFSTRTSTGILYEVDARLRPSGAAGMLVTTAESFADYQKNEAWTWEHQALVRARVVYGDPALNRQFDAIRREILCTPREGEALQVEVREMREKMRAHLGNKHRDRFDIKADEGGITDIEFITQYLVLRYASEAPKLTRWSDNVRILELMAQNDIMDEAEAKALTHAYVTLRDELHHLALQELPGNVALDVFEKEREQVRRSWQIWLGEPQTHAGA, from the coding sequence ATGGCGCTGACCCCTTTATTACAGCAGCACCTGCAGGCGTTTTTGCCGCGCCTGCCGCAAGAGATTGATTCCCTGACACTGAGCGAAGAGGCTCGCGCGGTGCTGGCGATAAGTGATTTTGTTGGTGACAGCGTGGTGGCGTATCCCGCCTGGCTGCAAACCCTGCAGCAGGACGCCCCCACGGCAGACGAATGGCGTCACTATGCCGCCTGGCTCCAGCGGGAGCTGCAGGATGTGCATGACGAAGCGGCATTGATGAAAGCGCTGCGCTTTTTCCGCCGCCGCATCATGGTGCGTATCGCCTGGGCGCAGGCGCTGGAGCAAGTGGATACGCAAAGCACGCTGCAGCAGCTGAGCGTGCTGGCGGAAACGCTGATTGTCGCCGCCCGCGACTGGCTTTATGCCGCCTGTTGTCGCGAATGGGGTACGCCCTGCAACGCAGCCGGTGAGCCGCAGCCGCTGCTGATCCTTGGCATGGGTAAGCTGGGCGGCGGGGAACTGAATTTCTCTTCCGATATCGACCTGATTTTTGCCTGGCCGGAAAACGGTTCAACCCAGGGCGGGCGACGTGAGCTGGATAACGCCCAGTTCTTCACCCGCATGGGGCAGCGCCTGATTAAAGTCCTCGACCAGCCGACGCAAGACGGCTTTGTGTACCGCGTGGATATGCGCTTGCGCCCGTTTGGCGACAGCGGTCCGCTGGTGCTGAGCTTTGCCGCGCTGGAAGATTATTATCAGGAGCAGGGGCGCGACTGGGAACGCTACGCGATGGTAAAAGCCCGCATTATGGGCGATAACGACGATGCCTGGAGCCAGGAGCTACGTAACATGCTGCGGCCATTTGTGTTTCGCCGCTACATCGACTTCAGCGTGATTCAGTCCCTGCGAAACATGAAAGGCATGATAGCCCGCGAAGTCCGTCGCCGTGGGCTAACGGACAATATTAAGCTCGGCGCCGGCGGTATTCGCGAAACCGAGTTTATCGTGCAGGTCTTCCAGCTCATCCGCGGTGGCCGGGAGCCTTCGCTGCAGTCTCGCTCGCTGCTGCCTACCCTTGAAGCTATTCAGCAACTTCATCTGCTGCCTGAAGAAGATGCGCAGAAACTGCGGTCGGCTTACCTCTATCTGCGCCGGCTAGAAAACTTACTGCAAAGCATCAACGACGAGCAGACGCAAACCCTGCCCGGCGACGATCTTAACCGTGCCCGGCTGGCGTGGGCGATGCAGGCGGCTGACTGGGCAGCCCTGCAGCAAACGCTGCAGCGGCACATGAACGACGTGCGACAGGTCTTTAACGATCTGATTGGCGACGACGAACCGGAAGCCGGCGAGGATAAAGTTTCTGAAGGCTGGCGTGAGCTATGGATCGACGCCCTGGACGCCGATGAAAACACGGCTGTGCTGAGCCATTTAACCGCTGAAGCGCGGACCGAATTACTTAAGCAAGTTAGCCATTTCCGTCAGGAGATCGACAGGCGCACTATTGGCCCGCGTGGGCGCCAGGTGCTGGATCAGCTTTTGCCACACCTGCTGAGCGAAGTGTGTTCCCGGGCCGACGCGCCGCTAACGTTTTCGCGTCTGACGCCGCTGTTGTTTGGGATCCTCACCCGCACGACCTACCTGGAGCTACTCAGCGAATTCCCCGGCGCACTTAAGCACCTCATCACGCTGTGTGCGGCTTCGCCGATGATTGCCGCGCAGCTTGCCAGCTATCCGCTGCTGCTGGATGAGCTGCTCGACCCCAATACGCTGTATCAGCCCACGGCAATGGACGCTTATCGCGACGAACTGCGTCAATATTTGCTGCGCGTCCCTGACGAAGATGAAGAGCAGCAGCTGGAAGCATTACGCCAGTTCAAACAGGCGCAGATGCTTCGCGTGGCGGCAGCGGATATCGCTGGCACCTTGCCGGTAATGAAAGTCAGCGACCACCTGACCTGGCTTGCGGAAGCGATCCTGGATGCGGTGGTGCAGCGTGCCTGGGCGCAAATGGTGGCGCGCTACGGCCAGCCTCGCCATCTGCAGGACCGCGAAGGGCGCGGCTTTGCCGTGCTTGGCTACGGCAAACTGGGCGGCTGGGAGCTGGGCTACAGTTCCGATCTGGACCTGGTCTTCCTGCACGATTGTCCGATGGAAGTGATGACGGACGGCGAGCGTGAAATCGATGGCCGCCAGTTTTATCTGCGCCTGGCGCAGCGCATCATGCACCTGTTTAGCACGCGTACCTCGACCGGGATCTTGTACGAAGTTGACGCTCGCCTCAGGCCATCCGGCGCGGCAGGCATGCTGGTAACCACCGCGGAATCTTTTGCCGATTATCAGAAGAATGAAGCCTGGACCTGGGAACATCAGGCGCTGGTACGCGCCCGCGTGGTGTACGGTGACCCGGCGCTTAATCGCCAGTTTGATGCCATTCGCCGCGAGATCCTGTGCACGCCGCGGGAAGGAGAAGCCTTGCAGGTTGAAGTGCGCGAAATGCGTGAAAAAATGCGCGCTCATTTGGGCAATAAGCACCGCGATCGCTTTGATATTAAAGCCGATGAGGGCGGGATCACCGACATCGAATTTATTACGCAATATCTGGTACTGCGCTACGCCAGCGAAGCGCCGAAGCTAACCCGCTGGTCCGATAACGTGCGCATCCTGGAATTAATGGCGCAGAACGACATTATGGACGAAGCCGAGGCCAAAGCGTTGACCCACGCCTATGTCACTCTGCGTGATGAATTGCACCATCTGGCGCTGCAGGAATTGCCTGGAAACGTTGCGCTGGACGTCTTTGAGAAAGAGCGCGAGCAGGTGCGCCGGAGCTGGCAAATCTGGCTTGGCGAGCCGCAAACGCACGCGGGGGCGTAA
- a CDS encoding heptose 1-phosphate adenyltransferase (catalyzes the phosphorylation of D-glycero-D-manno-heptose 7-phosphate to form D,D-heptose-1,7-bisphosphate and catalyzes transfer of ADP to D-glycero-D-manno-heptose 1-phosphate forming ADP-D,D-heptose), with the protein MKVTLPEYSRAGVMVVGDVMLDRYWYGPTSRISPEAPVPVVKVDTIEERPGGAANVAMNIASLGANSRLVGLTGIDDAARALSQSLAGVNVKCDFVSVPTHPTITKLRVLSRNQQLIRLDFEEGFEGVDPEPLHERISQALPQIGALVLSDYAKGALATVQQMIRLAREAKVPVLIDPKGTDFERYRGATLLTPNLSEFEAVVGKCKTEAELVERGMKLIADYELSALLVTRSEQGMTLLQPGIEPFHLPTQAQEVYDVTGAGDTVIGVLAATLAAGNSLEEACYFANAAAGVVVGKLGTSTVSPVELENAVRGRAETGFGVMTEAELKVAVAAARKRGERVVMTNGVFDILHAGHVSYLANARKLGDRLIVAVNSDASTKRLKGETRPVNPQDQRMIVLAALEAVDWVVLFEEDTPQRLIGEVLPDRLVKGGDYKPEQIAGSQEVWANGGEVMVLNFEDGCSTTNIIKKIQNNG; encoded by the coding sequence ATGAAAGTAACGCTGCCCGAATACAGCCGTGCAGGCGTCATGGTGGTTGGTGATGTGATGCTGGATCGCTACTGGTACGGCCCAACCAGCCGTATTTCGCCGGAAGCCCCGGTGCCGGTAGTGAAAGTGGATACCATCGAAGAACGCCCCGGTGGCGCGGCTAACGTAGCGATGAACATTGCTTCGCTGGGTGCGAACTCTCGCCTGGTTGGCCTGACCGGTATTGACGATGCGGCTCGCGCGCTCAGCCAAAGCCTGGCCGGGGTTAACGTGAAGTGCGACTTCGTTTCTGTTCCGACTCACCCGACGATTACCAAGCTGCGCGTACTGTCCCGTAACCAGCAACTGATTCGCCTCGACTTCGAAGAAGGGTTTGAGGGCGTCGATCCTGAACCACTGCACGAACGTATCAGTCAGGCGCTGCCGCAGATTGGTGCCCTGGTGCTTTCCGACTACGCCAAAGGCGCCCTGGCGACCGTGCAGCAGATGATTCGTCTCGCTCGCGAAGCCAAAGTCCCGGTGCTCATCGACCCGAAAGGCACCGACTTTGAGCGCTATCGCGGCGCAACGCTGCTGACCCCGAACCTTTCAGAATTTGAAGCCGTGGTTGGCAAGTGCAAAACCGAAGCCGAGCTGGTGGAACGCGGCATGAAGCTTATCGCCGATTATGAACTGTCGGCACTGCTGGTGACGCGCTCCGAACAGGGCATGACGCTCCTGCAGCCGGGCATTGAGCCTTTCCATCTGCCAACTCAGGCCCAGGAAGTTTATGACGTAACCGGGGCCGGGGACACGGTGATCGGCGTGTTGGCGGCAACGCTTGCGGCGGGGAACTCGCTGGAAGAGGCCTGTTACTTTGCGAATGCCGCAGCCGGCGTGGTTGTTGGCAAACTGGGGACGTCTACCGTTTCTCCGGTCGAACTGGAAAACGCGGTACGTGGTCGCGCAGAAACAGGCTTTGGCGTGATGACCGAAGCCGAGCTGAAAGTTGCTGTTGCCGCAGCCCGCAAGCGCGGTGAGCGTGTGGTCATGACCAACGGCGTGTTTGATATTCTGCACGCGGGCCACGTTTCCTATCTGGCAAATGCCCGCAAGCTGGGCGACCGTCTGATTGTCGCAGTAAACAGCGATGCTTCAACCAAACGCCTGAAAGGGGAAACCCGGCCGGTCAACCCACAGGATCAGCGTATGATCGTGCTGGCCGCGCTGGAAGCGGTGGACTGGGTTGTGCTGTTTGAAGAAGATACGCCGCAGCGCCTGATTGGTGAAGTCCTGCCGGATCGCTTAGTGAAAGGCGGTGACTACAAACCAGAACAAATTGCCGGGAGCCAGGAGGTCTGGGCCAACGGCGGTGAGGTGATGGTGCTGAATTTCGAAGATGGTTGTTCCACCACCAATATCATCAAGAAGATCCAGAACAACGGCTAA
- a CDS encoding permease: MAENSVSQAASESWLERRFQLRSRQSKVKTECLAGVTGFLAAAYLLVVIPGLLAVGGMDKGAATTGTIIVFVLGTLLMAFYGNLPFIVGPGIGGSVLVGVTLAGSEHIGWQIGLGIACWSGILFFALTRLGLREVVTRSVPQSIKLGLTASIGLFVAVLGFRNAGLVLANAKTNALALGDFTSAGAIVALCGLFLAIALQARRVPGAILWAILFATLVGIPLGVTHLPQSFIAMPHSLAPVLGHVDMLGALNIAFLPFLFVFFASEFFSTMGTTLAVGGEAGLLDEHGNMPHINRPFMVDSIAAALGPWVGIPAATALIESSAAAEAGGKTGLTALAAAVMFLLMLLFTPVALMIPKEATAPALILIGLNMFSGLRKVDLGNFTEGLPVLMMVMITLIANSFGTGIAGGLLFYIIIKVIAGKWREIPVGLYLLAIPLVYYFATLVKH; this comes from the coding sequence ATGGCCGAAAATTCAGTGTCTCAGGCCGCCAGTGAAAGCTGGCTGGAGCGGCGATTCCAGCTTCGCAGCCGCCAAAGCAAAGTGAAAACCGAATGCCTCGCGGGCGTCACCGGCTTTCTCGCCGCCGCCTATCTTCTGGTTGTTATCCCCGGCCTGCTGGCCGTGGGCGGAATGGATAAAGGCGCGGCAACGACCGGGACGATAATCGTGTTTGTCCTCGGCACGCTGCTGATGGCGTTTTACGGCAACCTGCCGTTTATTGTCGGGCCGGGCATCGGCGGTTCAGTGCTGGTGGGCGTGACGCTTGCCGGGAGCGAGCATATTGGCTGGCAAATTGGCCTGGGCATCGCCTGCTGGTCCGGTATTCTGTTCTTTGCCCTAACCCGTCTTGGCCTGCGTGAAGTGGTCACGCGCTCGGTACCACAGTCGATCAAGCTTGGGCTTACGGCCTCTATCGGCCTGTTTGTTGCCGTGCTGGGCTTCCGCAATGCCGGGCTAGTGCTTGCCAACGCCAAAACCAACGCGCTGGCGCTCGGCGACTTTACTTCTGCCGGGGCGATAGTGGCGCTGTGCGGCCTGTTCCTGGCGATTGCGCTTCAGGCTCGCCGCGTACCGGGGGCCATTTTATGGGCGATTCTGTTTGCCACTCTGGTGGGCATTCCGCTGGGTGTCACACACCTGCCACAAAGCTTTATTGCAATGCCTCACTCACTGGCGCCGGTACTGGGTCACGTTGATATGCTCGGCGCGCTGAACATCGCTTTCCTGCCGTTCCTGTTTGTCTTCTTTGCTTCGGAATTTTTCTCCACCATGGGCACGACCCTGGCGGTGGGCGGCGAAGCCGGATTGCTGGACGAGCACGGCAACATGCCGCACATCAACCGTCCGTTTATGGTGGACTCCATCGCTGCAGCGCTTGGTCCGTGGGTCGGTATTCCGGCAGCTACGGCGCTGATTGAGTCTTCGGCGGCAGCAGAAGCTGGCGGTAAAACCGGCCTGACCGCGCTGGCGGCAGCGGTGATGTTCCTGCTGATGCTGCTGTTTACCCCGGTGGCATTGATGATTCCGAAAGAGGCTACCGCACCTGCGCTGATCCTTATCGGCCTGAACATGTTCAGCGGCCTGCGCAAGGTGGATCTGGGTAACTTCACCGAAGGTCTGCCGGTACTGATGATGGTGATGATCACGCTTATCGCCAACAGCTTCGGAACCGGGATCGCCGGCGGCCTGCTGTTCTACATCATCATTAAAGTGATTGCCGGTAAATGGCGTGAAATCCCGGTGGGGCTATACCTGCTGGCCATTCCGCTGGTTTACTACTTCGCCACGTTGGTGAAGCATTAA
- a CDS encoding adenine deaminase — translation MTSADLRRRAVKAALGETPFDLLLINGRVVDMATGEIREADVGLVGTLIASVHPRGSRTDAAETHDLAGNYLSPGLMDTHVHVESSHLPPARYAEIVVAQGTTTIFWDPHELANVLGIEGVRYAVDASRNLPLRVICAAPSSVPSTPGLEMSGADFAGKEMETLLSWPEVAGVAEVMDMHGVLNGSERMLEILNAGLQSGKLIEGHARGLNGAGLQAYLAAGVTSDHELTSAADALEKLRAGLTLEIRGSHPYLLPEIVAALNGLPHLSSQVTVCTDDVPPDMLLAKGGIVALLNLLIEHGMKAEDALRLATLNASLRLQRPDLGLIAAGRTADLVVFDSLEKLSARTVYVAGKLVAEQGKMLEPVAAPSIVPPRDTVRLQPLSPNDFVLKVPVNNGRARLRHIKGARFTQWSEVGVEVRHGEVQLPDGFSLIWVQHRHGRHDAKPQLALLEGWGELRGAIATTYSHDSHNLVVLGRDPQDMALAANELIACGGGMALSQNGQMLAKVEMPIAGMLSDLPATELAQQFAQLRELSNKVADWEPPYRVFKAIEGTCLACNAGPHLTDLGLTDGSTRQIVDPLIECHEHPADAHTTH, via the coding sequence ATGACCTCTGCTGATTTACGTCGCCGCGCGGTAAAAGCCGCCCTCGGCGAAACGCCTTTCGACCTGCTGCTCATCAATGGGCGGGTCGTGGATATGGCAACCGGTGAAATCCGTGAGGCGGATGTCGGCCTTGTCGGCACGCTCATCGCCAGCGTACATCCACGCGGCAGCCGCACGGATGCCGCAGAGACTCACGATCTCGCCGGAAACTATCTCAGCCCAGGGCTGATGGATACCCACGTCCACGTTGAAAGCTCCCACCTGCCGCCCGCGCGCTATGCCGAAATCGTCGTCGCCCAGGGCACTACAACTATTTTCTGGGACCCGCACGAGCTGGCGAACGTGCTCGGTATTGAAGGCGTGCGTTACGCCGTTGACGCCAGCCGCAACCTGCCACTGCGCGTGATCTGCGCGGCTCCGTCCAGCGTGCCTTCAACGCCGGGTCTGGAGATGTCCGGCGCAGATTTTGCCGGGAAAGAGATGGAAACCCTGCTTTCGTGGCCGGAAGTGGCGGGCGTCGCCGAAGTGATGGACATGCACGGCGTGCTTAACGGCAGCGAAAGAATGCTGGAAATTCTTAACGCCGGCCTGCAAAGCGGCAAACTGATTGAAGGACATGCCCGCGGCCTGAACGGTGCGGGCCTGCAGGCCTACCTTGCCGCTGGCGTGACGTCAGACCATGAACTGACCTCCGCAGCCGACGCGCTGGAAAAACTGCGCGCCGGGCTGACCCTGGAAATTCGCGGTTCACATCCGTACCTGCTGCCGGAGATTGTCGCCGCGCTGAACGGCCTGCCGCATCTGTCATCGCAGGTCACCGTCTGCACCGACGACGTGCCGCCGGACATGCTGCTGGCAAAAGGCGGTATCGTTGCCCTACTTAACCTGCTGATTGAGCACGGCATGAAGGCCGAGGATGCTTTGCGCCTGGCCACGCTTAACGCCTCTCTGCGCCTGCAGCGTCCGGACCTTGGCCTGATTGCCGCGGGCCGCACCGCCGATCTGGTGGTTTTCGATTCGCTGGAAAAACTGAGCGCCCGAACCGTTTATGTCGCCGGTAAGCTCGTCGCCGAACAGGGAAAAATGCTGGAGCCCGTCGCGGCACCGTCTATTGTTCCCCCGCGAGATACTGTCCGACTGCAGCCGCTGAGCCCAAACGATTTTGTTCTCAAAGTGCCGGTGAACAATGGACGTGCACGCCTGCGCCATATCAAGGGCGCGCGTTTCACCCAGTGGAGTGAAGTCGGGGTGGAAGTCCGACACGGCGAAGTTCAGCTGCCGGATGGCTTTAGCCTGATTTGGGTTCAGCACCGCCATGGCCGCCATGACGCAAAACCTCAGCTGGCACTGCTCGAAGGCTGGGGAGAACTGCGCGGCGCAATAGCCACCACATACTCACACGACTCGCATAACCTCGTGGTTCTCGGCAGAGATCCGCAGGACATGGCGCTCGCCGCTAACGAGCTGATCGCCTGCGGAGGTGGTATGGCACTCAGCCAGAACGGGCAGATGCTGGCTAAGGTAGAAATGCCGATCGCCGGAATGCTCTCAGACCTTCCTGCCACCGAGCTGGCGCAGCAGTTTGCTCAACTCCGTGAATTGAGTAATAAAGTCGCCGACTGGGAGCCGCCGTACCGCGTGTTCAAGGCCATCGAAGGCACCTGCCTGGCCTGTAACGCCGGGCCACATTTGACCGATCTGGGACTGACGGATGGCAGTACTCGCCAGATCGTCGACCCGCTTATTGAATGCCACGAACACCCGGCAGACGCACACACAACACATTAA